In Coleofasciculus chthonoplastes PCC 7420, the following proteins share a genomic window:
- the lysA gene encoding diaminopimelate decarboxylase gives MLLTDSTQVQNSGQRYLSANSHPDSRSPNQELLPLTATVNSQDCLEIGGCDVQGLIEEFGSPLYILDEVTVRTACRQYRDAFARYYSGDTLVLYASKAWNCLAICAIAASEGLGVDVVSGGELYTALEAGVPADKLYFHGNNKSIAELQLAIESHCTIVVDNQLELETLADLAQKTSPDTQVRIMIRITPGIECHTHDYIRTGHLDSKFGFDPHTLDNVFAFISQNPILDCIGLHAHIGSQIFESQPHKDLGAVLVDYLQKAAQFNLSIQELNVGGGLGIRYTEDDDPPTIDAWVKGVCEAVVNACNQQQLPLPRLLSEPGRSIIGPACVTAYTIGSRKEIPQTRTYLAVDGGMSDNPRPITYQSVYRPVVANRMSAPITETVTIAGKHCESGDILLKDAQLPETQPGDLLVIMGTGAYNYSMASNYNRVPRPAAVLVKDGTAELIVQRETYQDLIRFDHLPKRLVSQD, from the coding sequence ATGCTATTGACTGACTCCACTCAGGTGCAAAACTCTGGACAGCGATATCTTTCAGCGAACTCTCATCCCGATAGTCGTTCTCCCAATCAGGAACTGTTGCCGCTTACCGCCACCGTTAACAGCCAAGACTGTCTAGAAATTGGTGGCTGTGATGTCCAGGGTTTAATCGAGGAATTTGGCTCTCCCCTTTATATTCTAGATGAGGTCACGGTAAGAACGGCTTGCCGCCAGTATCGGGATGCCTTTGCCCGTTACTATTCCGGTGATACCTTAGTGCTGTATGCTTCAAAAGCCTGGAATTGTTTAGCGATTTGTGCGATCGCGGCATCGGAAGGTTTGGGTGTTGATGTCGTATCCGGAGGCGAACTCTACACAGCATTAGAAGCCGGAGTCCCAGCCGATAAGCTGTATTTCCATGGCAATAACAAGTCTATCGCTGAACTCCAGCTTGCGATTGAAAGCCATTGCACAATTGTTGTGGATAATCAGTTGGAGTTAGAAACTCTGGCAGATTTGGCACAAAAAACCTCTCCGGATACCCAGGTGCGGATCATGATTCGGATTACACCTGGGATCGAGTGTCACACCCATGACTACATCCGCACAGGACACCTGGATAGCAAGTTTGGTTTTGATCCCCACACTCTAGATAACGTTTTTGCCTTCATTAGTCAAAACCCTATTCTCGACTGTATTGGGTTACACGCTCACATTGGGTCACAGATTTTTGAGAGTCAACCCCACAAAGACTTGGGAGCGGTTTTGGTCGATTATCTCCAAAAAGCCGCTCAGTTCAATCTATCCATTCAAGAACTGAATGTCGGCGGCGGTTTGGGAATTCGCTATACCGAAGACGATGATCCCCCCACGATTGATGCTTGGGTTAAGGGGGTTTGTGAAGCCGTGGTTAATGCCTGTAACCAGCAGCAATTGCCCTTGCCGAGGTTATTATCAGAACCCGGGCGATCGATTATTGGACCCGCTTGTGTGACGGCGTATACCATCGGCAGCCGTAAGGAGATCCCGCAAACGCGAACCTATCTGGCGGTTGATGGGGGAATGTCTGATAATCCCCGTCCAATTACTTATCAATCGGTCTATCGTCCAGTCGTTGCCAATCGCATGTCAGCACCGATAACTGAAACCGTCACGATTGCGGGTAAACATTGCGAATCCGGGGATATTTTACTCAAAGATGCCCAATTACCCGAAACCCAACCTGGGGATCTGCTCGTGATTATGGGAACTGGGGCATACAATTACAGCATGGCGTCTAACTATAATCGTGTACCTCGACCTGCAGCGGTGTTAGTTAAGGATGGAACGGCTGAATTAATTGTGCAGCGAGAAACCTATCAAGACTTGATCCGGTTTGATCATTTACCGAAACGACTGGTATCCCAGGATTAG
- the cdaA gene encoding diadenylate cyclase CdaA, with product MPASSSGSFPDSGWVQSLLLQSVDVGLVLALTYMVLLIIGERRTLWMVRGLIVLMLAAAVSNRLGLTLLSFVLEKLVVGSAVAMAVIFQSEFRRFLEQVGRGEIRQLFQSQRRPIPKADSVTDEIVDAVKELSQNRIGALIIMETNGTIDERDFSVPGVQLNAELSKELLQTIFQTTTLLHDGAVLIRGSRVAAAGVILPLSERTASRQLGTRHRAAMGITERVENCLCIVVSEETGSISLAERGGLNRPLTSSKLKELLEARFSTAVDREAVAPGLRSLGRQVKSQGRLLISRLLRLPSSTSRKKK from the coding sequence ATGCCTGCGTCGTCGTCGGGTTCTTTTCCTGACTCTGGCTGGGTTCAATCCTTGTTGCTGCAAAGCGTTGATGTCGGATTGGTTCTAGCCCTCACCTATATGGTTCTCCTCATTATCGGGGAGCGTCGTACCTTGTGGATGGTTCGAGGGCTAATCGTCTTGATGCTAGCGGCAGCGGTCAGTAATCGACTAGGATTGACCCTGTTGAGTTTTGTGTTAGAAAAATTGGTGGTTGGTTCGGCTGTGGCGATGGCTGTAATCTTTCAGTCAGAATTTCGCCGTTTTCTCGAACAAGTCGGGCGGGGAGAAATTCGGCAGTTGTTTCAATCCCAACGCCGCCCTATCCCTAAAGCAGATAGCGTTACAGATGAAATTGTCGATGCGGTTAAAGAATTATCCCAAAATCGGATTGGCGCATTGATAATTATGGAGACCAATGGAACCATTGACGAGCGAGATTTTTCTGTACCAGGGGTACAGTTAAATGCCGAACTGTCTAAAGAACTGCTGCAAACCATCTTCCAGACGACCACATTACTCCATGATGGGGCAGTATTAATTCGGGGGTCTCGCGTCGCCGCAGCGGGTGTGATTTTACCTCTGTCAGAGCGAACGGCTTCACGACAACTTGGCACACGCCATCGAGCCGCTATGGGAATTACTGAGCGAGTCGAAAATTGCCTTTGTATTGTTGTATCCGAAGAAACAGGTTCTATCTCATTAGCAGAACGCGGCGGACTCAATCGACCTTTAACCAGTAGTAAACTCAAAGAACTGTTAGAGGCTCGATTTTCGACAGCGGTTGACCGTGAGGCAGTTGCCCCCGGTTTACGCAGTTTAGGTCGCCAAGTTAAGTCTCAGGGACGGCTACTCATTTCGCGTTTGCTGCGTCTGCCGTCATCGACTTCTCGAAAAAAGAAATGA
- a CDS encoding isoprenyl transferase: protein MQTILKELPSDLDQERLPKHVAVIMDGNGRWAKRRGIPRIMGHRRGVDTLKQLLRCCDDWGIQALTAYAFSTENWGRPIEEVEFLMTLFERVLIRELKEMMEENVRIQFVGNLTALPQSLQNQIERAMTQTQNNTGIQFTVATNYGGREEILQACRTIATQVQHGQLQPEDIDEALFSRHLYTANIGDPDLLIRTSGEMRLSNFLLWQMAYAEFYITDAFWPDFDREAFHQALIAYQKRERRFGKV, encoded by the coding sequence ATGCAAACGATACTAAAAGAATTACCAAGCGATCTCGACCAGGAACGCCTACCCAAACATGTCGCGGTGATTATGGATGGCAATGGTCGTTGGGCAAAACGTCGAGGCATTCCTCGGATTATGGGTCATCGCCGAGGCGTAGACACATTAAAACAGTTGTTGCGCTGTTGTGATGATTGGGGTATCCAAGCCCTGACTGCTTATGCCTTTTCTACCGAAAATTGGGGACGTCCTATCGAAGAAGTTGAGTTTTTGATGACGCTGTTTGAGCGGGTGTTAATTCGAGAACTCAAAGAGATGATGGAGGAGAATGTACGCATTCAGTTTGTGGGGAATTTAACGGCATTACCGCAATCCCTGCAAAACCAGATTGAACGGGCAATGACTCAAACCCAAAATAATACCGGGATTCAATTTACCGTGGCGACTAATTACGGTGGACGGGAAGAGATTTTGCAGGCTTGTCGGACAATTGCGACTCAGGTTCAACACGGTCAGCTTCAACCAGAGGATATTGATGAAGCGCTGTTTTCTCGTCATCTTTATACTGCCAATATCGGTGATCCTGATTTGCTAATCCGCACCAGTGGAGAGATGCGTTTGTCCAATTTTCTCCTCTGGCAAATGGCTTATGCTGAATTTTATATTACCGACGCTTTTTGGCCCGATTTTGACCGCGAAGCGTTTCATCAAGCTTTAATTGCTTATCAGAAACGAGAGCGACGGTTTGGAAAGGTTTGA
- a CDS encoding DUF3143 domain-containing protein, whose amino-acid sequence MVLPSSDTPLYNHPLPEIEKWLRSQGCQQDSNELNCWRVERLNWQAELCLEVEELAVRYINAAEGQRDIMRSFKYSLSREDVEAAVFSGP is encoded by the coding sequence ATGGTACTTCCTTCATCTGACACTCCTCTCTATAACCATCCCCTTCCTGAAATCGAAAAATGGCTCCGTTCTCAAGGATGTCAACAAGATAGCAACGAACTCAATTGCTGGCGCGTGGAACGATTAAATTGGCAAGCCGAACTCTGTCTGGAAGTTGAGGAATTAGCTGTGCGTTACATTAATGCAGCGGAAGGACAACGTGACATTATGCGTTCTTTCAAGTATTCCCTCAGTCGCGAAGATGTAGAAGCAGCAGTTTTCTCTGGTCCTTAA
- a CDS encoding J domain-containing protein, whose translation MAQDWVKQKTRTSKELQSITYYGILGVHPSASALDIRRAYRELSKRYHPDTTDLPKETAKTKFQQLNEAYATLSSPERRILYDRTIRYSRVNVIQPPPGLNRPVVRSRVDHSSSAYLDPTDRPLSPGELFALFILGITFVGCLVLAIVIGLTRGDNAFQVSGISLSSRVTTPPLSQLQRIPRYPPSNQLFSPSNPPSIPIFVPSLNL comes from the coding sequence ATGGCTCAAGACTGGGTAAAACAGAAGACTAGGACAAGTAAAGAGCTACAATCCATAACCTATTATGGGATTCTGGGGGTACACCCTAGCGCATCTGCTCTAGATATCCGTCGTGCCTATCGGGAACTGAGTAAACGTTACCATCCCGATACCACCGACTTACCAAAGGAAACGGCAAAGACGAAGTTCCAACAGCTTAATGAAGCCTATGCGACTCTGAGTAGTCCAGAACGGCGAATCCTGTATGATCGAACTATTCGCTATTCTCGTGTCAACGTCATTCAACCTCCACCCGGATTGAACCGTCCCGTTGTGCGATCGCGAGTTGATCATTCATCCTCAGCTTACCTTGACCCCACAGATCGTCCCCTCTCCCCTGGCGAGTTATTTGCCCTATTTATTTTGGGGATAACTTTCGTGGGATGCTTGGTACTGGCAATTGTGATTGGCTTAACCCGAGGAGACAATGCCTTTCAAGTTTCTGGGATATCTCTATCTAGTCGAGTCACCACGCCACCCCTAAGTCAACTACAGCGAATCCCTCGATATCCCCCTTCTAACCAACTTTTCTCCCCATCTAATCCACCATCAATCCCTATTTTTGTTCCATCCCTCAATCTATGA
- a CDS encoding response regulator has translation MNTVLVVEDSLSQRECVAQQLTWSGWNVIQARDGVEALQQIQINSPDLVLLDLLIPRIDGYRVCRLIKANPHTQNIPVVLLTGKGQRLALSYGIKHAEAYVGKPWQPRELLDTLKRVLLDTKKEPQMASADTWTDYGILIFKIIKLYECRVQPWTEYGSQIIKLYEKALTAFEKALTIEPYHLRANHYRLMVEQKWSSLQVKLEQSQPCKVCQYYHGKDGINCAVYPWGRPGEFCLDWELI, from the coding sequence ATGAATACTGTTTTAGTTGTCGAAGATTCTCTCAGCCAGCGGGAATGCGTTGCTCAGCAGTTAACGTGGAGTGGTTGGAATGTCATTCAAGCCCGTGATGGTGTAGAAGCACTCCAGCAAATTCAGATCAATTCTCCCGATTTAGTGCTATTGGATCTGCTGATTCCCCGGATTGATGGCTACAGAGTTTGTCGCCTAATCAAGGCAAATCCTCACACCCAAAATATTCCCGTGGTTCTTTTAACTGGAAAAGGACAGCGTTTAGCCCTTTCCTATGGTATTAAACACGCTGAGGCTTATGTCGGTAAACCTTGGCAACCGAGAGAATTGCTAGATACCCTGAAACGAGTGTTACTGGATACGAAAAAAGAACCGCAAATGGCTTCGGCTGATACCTGGACAGATTATGGTATTCTTATTTTCAAGATTATTAAACTTTATGAATGCCGTGTTCAACCTTGGACTGAGTATGGTTCCCAAATTATTAAACTCTATGAAAAGGCGTTGACAGCTTTTGAAAAGGCGTTGACAATTGAACCCTATCACCTACGAGCCAATCATTACCGCTTAATGGTTGAGCAAAAGTGGAGTAGTTTACAGGTAAAATTAGAACAGTCTCAACCCTGTAAAGTTTGTCAGTATTATCATGGCAAAGATGGAATTAACTGTGCTGTTTATCCCTGGGGGCGTCCGGGAGAATTTTGCCTAGATTGGGAATTGATTTAG
- a CDS encoding C40 family peptidase → MVVLQELSALKHGEYICRVNLDLYDSPACTSLATQAAAGRHLHPLLSTAREQAVKVQLCEDGYQAWLRVEDISQLEIASQPYHAIALSRPQIQHRLPEVIAFTQKAMQQPNYYLWGGTVAPNYDCSGLMQAAFAASGIWLPRDSYQQQAFTQSIPLAEAQAGDLVFFGTPEKINHVGLFLGDGYYIHSSGKEDGRNGIGIDWLSDQGDKVSQTYYQRFKGIGRVIASYCA, encoded by the coding sequence ATGGTGGTACTGCAAGAATTATCTGCATTAAAACATGGTGAGTACATCTGCCGTGTTAATTTAGACCTCTATGATTCTCCCGCCTGTACGAGTTTAGCCACTCAAGCGGCGGCTGGACGCCATTTACACCCCTTGTTATCGACAGCCAGGGAACAAGCGGTAAAGGTGCAGTTATGTGAGGATGGATATCAGGCTTGGTTACGAGTCGAGGATATCAGTCAACTGGAAATTGCCTCTCAACCTTATCACGCGATCGCACTCTCCCGTCCTCAAATCCAACACCGACTCCCAGAGGTGATAGCGTTTACCCAAAAAGCGATGCAGCAGCCGAATTATTACCTGTGGGGGGGAACCGTGGCACCCAATTATGATTGTTCCGGATTAATGCAAGCAGCATTTGCGGCGTCGGGAATTTGGTTACCGAGAGATTCTTATCAGCAGCAGGCGTTTACTCAATCAATTCCTTTAGCAGAAGCGCAAGCGGGTGATCTGGTTTTCTTTGGCACACCTGAGAAAATCAATCATGTGGGTCTTTTTTTAGGCGATGGCTATTATATTCACAGTTCGGGGAAAGAAGATGGTCGAAATGGGATTGGCATTGACTGGCTTTCGGATCAAGGAGATAAAGTAAGTCAAACTTATTATCAGCGGTTTAAGGGAATCGGGCGGGTTATTGCTAGTTATTGTGCCTGA
- a CDS encoding serine hydrolase, which produces MTFFRKDDQLEKIGTEILDAVWLEFPGLARNQIALTWMVYDPPIPVNTGGALSADEFWKYPVRGFSYRGVERIYPADLVALFYLVAIEEWLESAMVESSDELERAIKAMMVDASHDALSLVVDILSGTTSGPELTPGPFETWKLQRNIVNRYFQSLGWQDLESINVNQKTWSDGPYGRERLFMGTLMENRNMLTTNATARLLHSIVGGVTVSSVRSQVMMSLLKRNLNPADTQDTPNHQITGFLGAGLPPEAQLWSKSACSSQVRHDAAYIEIPSILPYLLVVFTESKTQSQNLDLLPFISQKVVQAMSIVSIH; this is translated from the coding sequence ATGACATTCTTTCGTAAGGACGACCAACTGGAAAAAATTGGCACAGAGATTCTCGACGCCGTTTGGTTAGAGTTTCCTGGACTCGCCCGCAATCAAATCGCTCTCACCTGGATGGTCTATGATCCCCCGATTCCGGTTAATACAGGGGGGGCGCTTTCGGCGGATGAATTTTGGAAGTATCCCGTCCGAGGTTTTAGTTATCGAGGGGTTGAGCGAATTTATCCAGCCGATTTGGTTGCCCTATTTTATCTGGTCGCCATTGAAGAATGGTTAGAAAGTGCCATGGTTGAATCATCGGATGAACTGGAACGGGCAATTAAGGCGATGATGGTTGATGCTAGCCATGATGCTTTAAGTTTAGTCGTCGATATCTTGAGTGGAACCACCAGTGGTCCAGAGTTAACCCCTGGTCCCTTTGAAACCTGGAAGCTACAACGTAATATTGTTAATCGTTACTTTCAATCCCTGGGTTGGCAAGACTTAGAGTCGATTAATGTCAATCAAAAAACCTGGAGTGATGGACCTTATGGTCGGGAACGGCTGTTTATGGGAACATTGATGGAAAATCGGAATATGTTAACCACCAATGCCACAGCACGGCTACTCCATAGTATTGTGGGTGGCGTGACGGTATCCTCCGTGCGATCGCAGGTGATGATGAGTCTGCTTAAACGCAATCTGAACCCTGCCGATACTCAGGATACCCCCAATCATCAAATTACTGGATTCTTAGGCGCTGGTCTTCCGCCAGAGGCTCAGTTGTGGTCTAAATCCGCCTGTTCATCTCAAGTGCGCCATGATGCGGCTTACATCGAGATCCCATCGATATTACCCTATCTCCTGGTTGTATTCACTGAAAGCAAAACTCAGAGTCAAAATCTAGACCTTCTCCCGTTTATTTCTCAAAAGGTTGTACAAGCAATGAGTATTGTTTCCATTCATTAA
- a CDS encoding RNA-guided endonuclease InsQ/TnpB family protein — translation MKLIEKHVVRQGTRKWKEIDDLAFKSKNLYNRANYEIRQHFFKTHQILSYNEMASRMRLEESYCALPRKVSQQVLRCLDRNWKAWKEANKAYKKNPVLFKGKPKLPKYKDKEKGRNLLVYTIQAISLKELKKGWIKPSGTNLMISSHKQDINEVRIVPRLNYYVIEVIYEQPIQQLVNGEAVAGVDIGLNNLAAVTSNQKGFKPFLINGRPVKAINNYYNKKKAEGQSQLKGNRKTSKRIQRLSAKRGFKIDDYLHKSSRFIINQLVENNISTLVIGKNENWKQGICIGKVNNQNFTSVPHARLIKMLTYKAERVGIKVIITEESYTSVASFLDGDCIPVHGSPEAKTAKFSGRRVKRGLYQSKIGVKFNADINGSYNIIRQVVPDAFGNGIEGVVVHPVKITLAN, via the coding sequence ATGAAACTTATTGAGAAGCACGTAGTTCGTCAAGGCACTCGAAAATGGAAAGAGATTGATGACTTAGCCTTCAAGTCGAAAAATCTTTACAACCGAGCCAATTACGAAATTCGTCAACATTTCTTTAAAACCCATCAAATCCTCTCCTACAACGAGATGGCATCTCGAATGCGACTAGAGGAGTCTTATTGTGCCTTGCCTCGCAAAGTCTCTCAACAAGTCCTGCGGTGCTTGGACAGGAACTGGAAAGCCTGGAAAGAAGCAAATAAGGCATATAAGAAAAACCCAGTCTTATTCAAGGGTAAACCCAAGCTTCCCAAGTATAAAGATAAAGAGAAGGGGCGTAATCTGTTAGTTTACACCATCCAGGCTATTAGCTTGAAAGAGTTGAAAAAAGGATGGATCAAGCCATCGGGAACCAACCTGATGATATCTAGCCACAAGCAGGATATCAATGAAGTAAGAATTGTTCCCCGCCTTAATTACTACGTGATTGAGGTGATTTATGAGCAACCCATTCAGCAATTGGTTAACGGTGAAGCGGTAGCTGGTGTAGATATTGGACTGAACAACTTAGCGGCTGTAACTTCAAATCAAAAAGGATTCAAACCTTTCCTGATTAACGGCAGACCGGTTAAAGCGATTAACAATTACTACAACAAGAAAAAAGCCGAAGGACAATCTCAACTCAAAGGAAACAGGAAAACGTCAAAGAGAATTCAGCGTTTATCAGCCAAGCGAGGATTCAAGATTGACGACTATCTGCATAAATCCAGTCGGTTTATTATCAATCAGTTAGTTGAGAACAATATATCAACTCTTGTGATTGGCAAAAACGAGAACTGGAAGCAGGGAATCTGTATCGGTAAGGTGAACAATCAAAACTTTACCAGCGTTCCCCATGCAAGATTAATCAAGATGTTGACCTATAAAGCTGAACGGGTTGGCATAAAAGTCATCATCACCGAAGAATCTTATACGTCGGTTGCTAGTTTCCTGGATGGAGATTGTATTCCTGTTCACGGAAGTCCAGAGGCGAAAACAGCAAAATTTAGCGGTCGTCGTGTTAAGCGTGGGTTGTACCAATCAAAAATCGGCGTCAAATTCAACGCCGACATCAACGGCAGTTACAACATCATTCGTCAAGTAGTCCCAGATGCTTTTGGCAACGGGATAGAGGGTGTAGTAGTTCACCCAGTTAAGATTACTCTTGCCAACTAA
- a CDS encoding vWA domain-containing protein, with the protein MADSIMENRDYTLIIDKSGSMSTPDQPGGQTRWYTAQESTLALARKCEQFDPDGITVYLFSSRFKRYDNVTSDKVGQIFQENDPMGRTDLASVLQDALNSYFQRKSAGQTKPEGETILVITDGEPDDRKAVMRVIVEASRHIDRDEELAISLIQVGNDPTATRFLKILDDELQGAGAKFDIVDTVTLDDMADMTLPEILLNAIQD; encoded by the coding sequence ATGGCAGATTCAATTATGGAAAACCGCGACTATACTCTAATCATCGATAAAAGTGGCAGCATGTCAACACCTGACCAACCCGGTGGACAAACCCGTTGGTATACCGCCCAAGAATCAACTCTCGCCCTCGCCCGAAAATGTGAACAGTTTGACCCCGATGGTATCACCGTTTACCTCTTTTCCAGTCGCTTTAAACGGTACGACAACGTTACCTCAGACAAAGTGGGACAAATCTTTCAAGAAAATGATCCCATGGGGCGGACTGACTTAGCCAGTGTACTTCAGGATGCACTCAATAGCTACTTTCAGCGCAAATCGGCGGGACAAACCAAACCCGAAGGCGAAACCATTTTAGTCATCACCGATGGGGAACCGGACGATCGCAAAGCCGTGATGCGAGTGATTGTAGAAGCATCGCGCCATATAGACAGGGATGAAGAATTGGCAATTTCTCTGATTCAAGTGGGTAACGATCCCACAGCCACGCGATTTCTCAAGATTCTCGATGATGAGTTGCAAGGGGCGGGTGCCAAATTTGATATCGTTGACACCGTTACCCTGGATGATATGGCAGATATGACGTTACCTGAAATCTTGTTGAACGCGATTCAGGATTAA
- a CDS encoding HIT family protein, translating to MKKQANKFSHLTAKDRVYLSFPGQILLEQNRLQGKILDFGCGLGNDVKRLRQKGFDITGYDPYYFPEYPTVKFDTILCFYVLNVLFAEEQATVLMNVSHLLKPGGKAYYAVRRDLKREGFREHYIHKKPTYQCVVKLPYQSIHLDEYCEIYEYVHYNYQRHSSNKCIFCNPRRSLRVLTESATAYAMFDGYPASKGHVLVIPKRHVANYFDLDFKEQSACWFMVNQVQGFLMDQFHPDGFNVGFNVNREAGQKMMHTSIHVIPRYQGDVRGKKGGIRSAIPKGTNYKFDRT from the coding sequence ATGAAAAAGCAAGCCAATAAATTCAGTCATCTCACCGCCAAAGACAGAGTTTATCTCTCCTTTCCCGGACAGATTCTCCTTGAACAAAATCGGCTTCAGGGTAAAATTTTAGACTTTGGTTGTGGTTTGGGTAATGATGTCAAACGTCTGCGGCAAAAAGGCTTTGATATTACCGGATATGACCCTTACTATTTCCCCGAATATCCCACTGTTAAATTTGATACCATCCTCTGTTTTTATGTGTTAAATGTTCTCTTTGCGGAAGAACAGGCAACTGTTCTGATGAATGTTTCACATTTATTAAAACCCGGTGGAAAAGCCTATTATGCAGTGAGGCGAGATCTGAAAAGAGAAGGATTTAGAGAACATTATATTCATAAAAAACCAACGTATCAGTGCGTCGTAAAACTTCCCTACCAATCCATTCACCTAGACGAGTATTGCGAAATTTACGAATACGTTCATTATAACTATCAGCGGCATTCGTCCAATAAATGTATCTTTTGTAACCCGCGCAGAAGTCTGCGAGTTCTGACGGAATCAGCCACGGCTTATGCCATGTTTGATGGGTATCCAGCCAGTAAAGGTCATGTTCTGGTAATTCCTAAACGTCATGTTGCCAATTATTTTGATTTGGACTTTAAAGAACAATCCGCTTGCTGGTTCATGGTTAACCAAGTCCAAGGGTTTTTAATGGATCAATTTCATCCGGATGGGTTTAATGTGGGATTTAATGTGAATAGAGAAGCGGGACAAAAGATGATGCACACGAGTATTCATGTTATCCCGCGTTACCAGGGAGATGTTAGGGGGAAAAAAGGTGGAATCAGATCGGCGATTCCCAAGGGAACAAATTACAAGTTTGACCGGACATGA
- a CDS encoding LOG family protein: MKKYATTFGGSEFTVDDPVYQDGIKLGKYLASKGYTVKNGGYYGLMEAVSKGVVESGGQCIGITNASFDPKPANQFITEEIKAKDLFDRLRLLIQSSELFVIQNGSIGTVDELCVTWCLRYTLTMPSIRICLIGGFWSQVLYGLQNLAIKKEEFDILEVYKDIEDFSDCFRC; the protein is encoded by the coding sequence ATGAAAAAATATGCAACGACTTTTGGTGGATCTGAATTCACGGTAGATGATCCTGTTTACCAGGATGGTATTAAGCTGGGTAAGTACCTTGCTAGCAAAGGTTATACAGTGAAAAACGGAGGGTACTATGGTTTGATGGAAGCAGTTTCTAAAGGGGTTGTAGAATCTGGAGGTCAATGTATTGGCATTACCAACGCCTCATTTGATCCAAAACCAGCGAACCAATTCATTACTGAAGAAATCAAAGCTAAAGATTTATTTGATAGACTTAGGCTTTTAATACAAAGCAGTGAATTATTTGTTATTCAAAATGGAAGTATTGGTACAGTTGATGAACTATGTGTTACTTGGTGCTTACGTTATACACTGACAATGCCAAGTATTCGTATTTGTCTGATCGGAGGTTTTTGGAGCCAAGTATTATATGGTCTGCAGAATTTGGCAATCAAAAAAGAGGAGTTTGATATTCTAGAGGTCTATAAAGATATAGAAGACTTTTCAGATTGCTTTAGATGTTAA